A window of Aeromicrobium sp. Root236 contains these coding sequences:
- a CDS encoding fumarate reductase/succinate dehydrogenase flavoprotein subunit → MTEIERLSYDVIVIGAGGAGLRAAIEAREQGKKTAIISKSLFGKAHTVMAEGGCAASMGNVNDKDNWMVHFGDTMRGGKFLNNWRMAELHAKEAPDRVWELETYGAVFDRTPDGKISQRNFGGHTYPRLAHVGDRTGLELIRTLQQKIVSLQQEDFAATGDYEARIKVFAECTVTDLTKDGDRISGALAYWRESGRHLVFEAPAIILATGGIGKSFKVTSNSWEYTGDGHALALRAGASLINMEFIQFHPTGMVWPPSVKGILVTESVRGDGGVLTNSEGKRFMFDYIPDVFKAQYATTEEEADRWYTDADNNRRPPELLPRDEVARAINSEVKAGRGTPHGGVYLDVSSRLKAEVIVKKLPSMHHQFKELADVDITKEPMEVGPTCHYVMGGVEVDPDTGAASVAGLFAAGECSGGMHGSNRLGGNSLSDLLVFGRRAGAGAAQYVDSLGAQRPAISDDDVQVAARRSVAAFGDGGQDGSENPYTLHQELQQTMNDLVGIIRKEEEIQEALDKLEGLKARGEHVVVEGHRQFNPGWHLALDLRNMLLVSECVAKAAILRTESRGGHTRDDYPTMDPEWRHVLLVCTLNDDGTIDVERKEQIPVREDLLDLFESDELGKYFTTAELGGRI, encoded by the coding sequence ATGACCGAGATCGAACGACTGTCGTACGACGTCATCGTCATCGGAGCCGGTGGCGCCGGCCTGAGGGCGGCGATCGAGGCGCGCGAGCAGGGCAAGAAGACCGCGATCATCAGCAAGTCGCTGTTCGGCAAGGCCCACACCGTGATGGCCGAGGGCGGCTGTGCCGCGTCGATGGGCAACGTCAACGACAAGGACAACTGGATGGTGCACTTCGGTGACACCATGCGGGGCGGCAAGTTCCTCAACAACTGGCGCATGGCCGAGCTGCACGCCAAGGAGGCACCCGACCGCGTCTGGGAGCTCGAGACCTACGGCGCGGTGTTCGACCGTACGCCCGACGGCAAGATCAGCCAGCGCAACTTCGGCGGCCACACCTATCCGCGACTCGCGCACGTCGGCGACCGCACGGGCCTCGAGCTGATCCGCACGCTCCAGCAGAAGATCGTGTCGCTGCAGCAGGAGGACTTCGCCGCGACGGGTGACTACGAGGCCAGGATCAAGGTCTTCGCCGAGTGCACCGTCACCGACCTCACGAAGGACGGCGACCGGATCTCCGGCGCGCTGGCCTACTGGCGCGAGTCCGGCCGCCACCTCGTCTTCGAGGCGCCGGCGATCATCCTCGCGACCGGCGGCATCGGCAAGTCGTTCAAGGTCACCAGCAACTCCTGGGAGTACACCGGCGACGGTCACGCGCTCGCCCTGCGGGCCGGCGCGTCGCTCATCAACATGGAGTTCATCCAGTTCCACCCCACGGGCATGGTCTGGCCGCCGTCGGTCAAGGGCATCCTCGTCACCGAGTCCGTACGCGGTGACGGTGGCGTGCTGACCAACTCCGAGGGCAAGCGGTTCATGTTCGACTACATCCCGGACGTGTTCAAGGCGCAGTACGCGACGACCGAGGAGGAGGCGGATCGCTGGTACACCGATGCCGACAACAACCGTCGTCCTCCCGAGCTGCTGCCCCGTGACGAGGTCGCCCGCGCGATCAACTCCGAGGTCAAGGCCGGCCGCGGCACCCCGCACGGCGGTGTCTACCTCGACGTGTCGAGCCGGCTCAAGGCCGAGGTCATCGTCAAGAAGCTGCCGTCGATGCACCACCAGTTCAAGGAGCTCGCGGACGTCGACATCACCAAGGAGCCGATGGAGGTCGGTCCCACGTGCCACTACGTCATGGGTGGCGTCGAGGTCGATCCCGACACCGGCGCGGCCTCGGTCGCCGGACTGTTCGCGGCGGGCGAGTGCTCGGGTGGCATGCACGGCTCAAACCGGCTCGGCGGCAACTCGCTGTCGGACCTGCTGGTGTTCGGCCGCAGGGCCGGGGCCGGCGCAGCGCAGTACGTCGACTCGCTCGGCGCGCAGCGGCCGGCGATCAGCGACGACGACGTCCAGGTCGCGGCCCGCCGGTCCGTCGCCGCATTCGGTGACGGCGGGCAGGACGGGTCGGAGAATCCCTACACGCTGCACCAGGAGCTCCAGCAGACCATGAACGACCTGGTCGGCATCATCCGCAAGGAGGAGGAGATCCAGGAGGCGCTCGACAAGCTCGAGGGCCTCAAGGCGCGCGGCGAGCACGTCGTGGTCGAGGGTCACCGCCAGTTCAACCCCGGCTGGCACCTCGCGCTCGACCTGCGCAACATGCTGCTGGTCAGCGAGTGCGTCGCCAAGGCGGCGATCCTGCGCACCGAGAGCCGCGGGGGTCACACGCGCGACGACTACCCGACGATGGACCCCGAGTGGCGCCACGTCCTGCTGGTCTGCACGCTCAACGACGACGGCACGATCGACGTCGAGCGCAAGGAGCAGATCCCGGTGCGCGAGGACCTGCTCGACCTGTTCGAGAGCGATGAGCTCGGCAAGTACTTCACCACGGCAGAGCTGGGCGGAAGGATCTAG
- a CDS encoding LysR family transcriptional regulator — protein MQIQQLAYFVAVARTRHFTRAAELTGVSQPSLSKQIRVLENSLGTPLFVRNRGAIELTSAGEALLPHAQRILIDSESAERTVREVATLRRGRVRMGATPSLCEGLLPEALKEFHASYPDIELEVQEAGSRVLTRELADGRLDVALLIVPLHNADPDIQTTPILRERLVLASPADADLPDRLEIRDLEDLPLVMFREGYDLREVTLGACADAGFEPKLSVEGGEMSAVLRFVQAGLGHAVVPSMVLTTRPHLKATQLDSPSLERVIALAHRSTEALPLAARAFKSELLKHLKTVVSEDLGIV, from the coding sequence GTGCAGATCCAGCAGCTCGCGTACTTCGTCGCCGTGGCCCGCACGCGCCATTTCACCCGCGCCGCCGAGCTGACCGGGGTCTCCCAGCCCAGCCTCTCCAAGCAGATCCGCGTGCTCGAGAACTCGCTGGGCACGCCGCTGTTCGTCCGCAACCGCGGCGCGATCGAGCTCACCAGCGCCGGCGAGGCCCTGCTGCCGCACGCCCAGCGCATCCTGATCGACAGCGAGAGCGCCGAGCGCACCGTGCGCGAGGTCGCGACGCTGCGCCGCGGGCGCGTACGCATGGGGGCCACGCCGTCGCTGTGCGAGGGGCTGCTGCCCGAGGCGCTCAAGGAGTTCCACGCCTCCTACCCCGACATCGAGCTCGAGGTGCAGGAGGCCGGGTCGCGCGTGCTGACCCGCGAGCTCGCCGACGGCCGGCTCGATGTCGCGCTGCTGATCGTCCCGCTGCACAACGCCGATCCCGACATCCAGACGACACCGATCCTGCGCGAACGCCTGGTGCTGGCGAGCCCGGCCGACGCGGACCTCCCCGACCGCCTCGAGATCCGCGACCTCGAGGACCTGCCCCTCGTGATGTTCCGCGAGGGCTACGACTTGCGCGAGGTGACGCTCGGCGCCTGCGCCGATGCGGGCTTCGAGCCGAAGCTCTCGGTCGAGGGCGGCGAGATGAGCGCCGTGCTCAGGTTCGTGCAGGCCGGTCTCGGTCACGCCGTGGTGCCGAGCATGGTGCTGACGACCCGTCCGCACCTCAAGGCCACGCAGCTCGACAGTCCCTCGCTCGAGCGCGTCATCGCCCTCGCGCACCGCAGCACCGAGGCGCTGCCGCTCGCCGCCCGCGCGTTCAAGTCCGAGCTGCTCAAGCACCTCAAGACCGTCGTCTCCGAGGACCTCGGAATCGTCTGA
- a CDS encoding 2'-5' RNA ligase family protein gives MTTDRLTIGIAIPVPEPYGSQLRSMRAAFGDPMAETVPSHVTLIPPVDYAPDELDDVYAALRRASATMPPFPMRLRGTGTFRPVSPVVFVAVSQGISYTEMLAKCVRRALDAPEPEFPFHPHVTIAHNLDDASLDRAYDELSSFECQFSVDEFALYHHDDVAGWVPQHTFALGPS, from the coding sequence ATGACCACGGACCGCCTCACGATCGGGATCGCGATCCCGGTGCCGGAGCCGTACGGCAGCCAGCTGCGCTCGATGCGAGCCGCCTTCGGTGACCCGATGGCCGAGACCGTGCCGAGCCACGTGACCCTGATCCCACCGGTCGACTACGCCCCGGACGAGCTCGATGACGTCTACGCAGCGCTTCGGCGTGCGTCGGCGACGATGCCGCCGTTCCCCATGCGGCTGCGGGGCACCGGCACGTTCCGTCCGGTGTCACCGGTCGTGTTCGTCGCGGTGAGCCAGGGCATCTCCTACACCGAGATGCTGGCCAAGTGCGTCCGTCGGGCACTCGACGCCCCCGAGCCGGAGTTCCCGTTCCACCCGCACGTCACGATCGCGCACAATCTCGACGACGCGAGCCTCGACCGGGCGTACGACGAGCTCAGCTCGTTCGAGTGCCAGTTCTCGGTCGACGAGTTCGCCCTCTACCATCACGACGACGTCGCGGGCTGGGTCCCGCAGCACACCTTCGCGCTCGGCCCCTCGTAG
- the trpS gene encoding tryptophan--tRNA ligase — protein sequence MPSMSADRRPRVLSGAQPTADSYHLGNYFGAFKQWVALQDEFEAFYFIPDLHAITIEYDPAALRERTYIAAAQLLAAGVDPQRSALFAQSHVPEHAQLAWVLSGITGFGEASRMTQFKDKTVKGGSDSASVGLFTYPILMAADILVYQADSVPVGEDQRQHVELTRDLAQRFNHRFGETFTVPKPHIVKGVSKIYDLQEPTNKMSKSQSSPNGVIDLLDDPKKAAKKIRSAITDSGSDIRFDVAEKPGISNLLTIYSALTGQSIDEIVAQYEGQQYGAFKVALAQIVSDFVEPFGARTRELLSDRGELDRILAKGAERAREVASVTLDLVYDRSGFVRPV from the coding sequence ATGCCGTCCATGTCCGCTGACCGTCGCCCCCGAGTCCTGTCCGGCGCCCAGCCGACCGCCGACTCGTACCATCTCGGCAACTACTTCGGCGCGTTCAAGCAGTGGGTCGCCCTCCAGGACGAGTTCGAGGCGTTCTACTTCATCCCCGACCTGCACGCGATCACGATCGAGTACGACCCGGCCGCGCTGCGCGAACGCACCTACATCGCCGCCGCGCAGCTGCTCGCCGCCGGCGTCGACCCGCAGCGCAGCGCGCTGTTCGCGCAGAGCCACGTGCCCGAGCACGCGCAGCTCGCCTGGGTGCTCAGCGGCATCACGGGCTTCGGCGAGGCGAGCCGCATGACGCAGTTCAAGGACAAGACCGTCAAGGGCGGCTCCGACTCCGCGAGCGTCGGCCTGTTCACCTATCCGATCCTCATGGCGGCCGACATCCTCGTCTACCAGGCCGACAGCGTCCCGGTCGGCGAGGACCAGCGGCAGCACGTCGAGCTGACCCGCGACCTCGCGCAGCGGTTCAACCACCGCTTCGGCGAGACGTTCACGGTGCCCAAGCCGCACATCGTCAAGGGCGTCTCGAAGATCTACGACCTGCAGGAACCGACCAACAAGATGAGCAAGTCGCAGTCGTCGCCCAACGGAGTGATCGACCTGCTCGACGACCCCAAGAAGGCCGCCAAGAAGATCCGCTCGGCGATCACCGACTCCGGCAGTGACATCCGCTTCGACGTCGCTGAGAAGCCCGGCATCTCCAACCTGCTGACGATCTACTCGGCGCTGACGGGCCAGTCGATCGACGAGATCGTCGCGCAGTACGAGGGCCAGCAGTACGGCGCCTTCAAGGTCGCGCTGGCGCAGATCGTGTCCGACTTCGTCGAGCCCTTCGGTGCGCGGACCCGGGAGCTCCTGAGCGATCGCGGCGAGCTCGACCGCATCCTCGCCAAGGGTGCCGAGCGTGCGCGCGAGGTCGCGTCGGTCACGCTCGACCTCGTCTACGACCGTTCCGGATTCGTGCGTCCGGTATGA
- the galK gene encoding galactokinase, with translation MTDVRRWDVPGRVNLIGEHLDYNGGPVLPMAIDRSLTIKVRPRDDETVNLWSDLPGSSKVTFGTGVQPGDLDGWAVYAAGIVWSFMSSGHRFEGADIVVESRIPSGAGMSSSAALTCGIASALNELHGYGLGRTDLALLAQRAEHDFVGAPVGLMDQLAVLYGEAGHAVLMDTAQSPPTTETVPVTWEDDGLALLAINTRAHHSLADGEYAARRTECEQAAAELGVTWLAEATLDATIALTDETLKARTRHVLTETARVRGAVNAISRRAWTQLGTIFTASHASLRDDFQVSCPELDVAVEAALEADALGARMTGGGFGGSAIALVPVDRVAAVRERVEARFAAQQWREPEVFVVRPADGAHLVE, from the coding sequence GTGACAGACGTGCGCCGGTGGGATGTGCCCGGACGAGTGAACCTGATTGGCGAGCACCTCGACTACAACGGCGGACCCGTCCTGCCGATGGCGATCGACCGCTCACTGACGATCAAGGTGCGGCCTCGCGACGACGAGACGGTCAACCTGTGGTCCGACCTGCCGGGCTCGTCCAAGGTCACGTTCGGCACCGGCGTGCAGCCCGGCGACCTCGACGGCTGGGCCGTGTACGCCGCCGGAATCGTCTGGAGCTTCATGTCGTCGGGGCATCGCTTCGAGGGCGCCGACATCGTCGTCGAGTCCCGCATCCCGTCGGGCGCCGGCATGTCGTCGTCGGCGGCGCTGACCTGCGGCATCGCGTCGGCGCTCAACGAGCTGCACGGCTACGGCCTCGGCCGCACCGACCTGGCGCTCCTGGCGCAGCGCGCCGAGCACGACTTCGTCGGCGCACCCGTCGGGCTCATGGACCAGCTCGCGGTGCTCTACGGCGAGGCCGGGCACGCGGTGCTGATGGACACCGCCCAGTCGCCGCCGACCACCGAGACCGTCCCGGTCACGTGGGAGGACGACGGCCTCGCGCTGCTCGCGATCAACACGCGGGCCCACCACTCGCTCGCCGACGGTGAGTACGCCGCCCGGCGCACCGAGTGCGAGCAGGCCGCCGCCGAGCTCGGCGTCACCTGGCTCGCCGAGGCGACCCTCGACGCCACGATCGCCCTGACCGACGAGACGCTCAAGGCGCGGACCCGGCACGTGCTGACCGAGACCGCGCGCGTACGCGGTGCCGTCAACGCGATCAGCCGCCGCGCGTGGACGCAGCTCGGCACGATCTTCACCGCCTCCCACGCGTCCCTGCGTGACGACTTCCAGGTCAGCTGCCCCGAGCTCGACGTCGCCGTCGAGGCCGCGCTCGAGGCCGACGCACTCGGCGCGCGGATGACCGGCGGCGGCTTCGGCGGCAGCGCGATCGCTCTGGTGCCGGTCGACCGCGTGGCAGCCGTACGCGAACGGGTCGAGGCCCGGTTCGCCGCGCAGCAGTGGCGCGAGCCCGAGGTCTTCGTCGTACGTCCCGCCGACGGCGCTCACCTCGTCGAGTGA
- a CDS encoding prephenate dehydratase — protein MSTKQRIAYQGEPGANSHIVAREHYPEWEAVACASFEDAFAAVTNGDADLAMIPIDNSIAGRVSDIHHFLPTSGLHIVAEHFLRIQFSLLGVPGSSLDTIKTVHSHVHALGQCRKIIKKYGLTPIISGDTAGAAREIADAADPSQAAISPPLAAEIYGLEVLASDVEDEDHNTTRFVVLSREARRAPAGNGPTVTSFIFNVRNLPAALYKALGGFATNGVNMTKLESYMVGGEFTATQFLAEVDGHPEDTPLRRALEELEFFTTDVKILGVYPADPFRSLNP, from the coding sequence GTGAGCACCAAGCAGCGGATCGCGTACCAGGGGGAACCCGGCGCGAACTCCCACATCGTCGCCCGGGAGCACTACCCCGAGTGGGAGGCCGTGGCGTGCGCGTCGTTCGAGGACGCGTTCGCGGCCGTCACCAACGGCGACGCGGACCTCGCGATGATCCCGATCGACAACTCGATCGCCGGCCGGGTGTCCGACATCCACCACTTCCTGCCGACGTCGGGGCTGCACATCGTCGCCGAGCACTTCCTGCGCATCCAGTTCAGCCTGCTCGGCGTGCCCGGGTCGAGCCTCGACACGATCAAGACCGTCCACAGCCACGTGCACGCCCTGGGCCAGTGCCGCAAGATCATCAAGAAGTACGGCCTCACGCCGATCATCTCCGGCGACACCGCCGGCGCCGCTCGCGAGATCGCCGACGCCGCCGATCCGAGCCAGGCCGCGATCTCGCCGCCGCTGGCCGCTGAGATCTACGGCCTCGAGGTGCTGGCCTCCGACGTCGAGGACGAGGACCACAACACGACCCGGTTCGTCGTGCTGTCGCGGGAGGCCAGGCGGGCGCCGGCCGGCAACGGCCCGACCGTCACGAGCTTCATCTTCAACGTCCGCAACCTCCCCGCCGCGCTCTACAAGGCGCTCGGCGGCTTCGCGACCAACGGCGTCAACATGACCAAGCTCGAGAGCTACATGGTCGGCGGGGAGTTCACCGCGACCCAGTTCCTCGCCGAGGTCGACGGCCATCCCGAGGACACCCCCCTTCGACGCGCGCTCGAGGAGCTCGAGTTCTTCACGACCGACGTCAAGATTCTCGGGGTGTACCCGGCCGACCCGTTCCGCTCGCTCAACCCATGA
- a CDS encoding GNAT family N-acetyltransferase, with protein sequence MKWPLNVPVLSDGVVTLRAHVPADTDALVEMANDPVMQRWTAIPVPNTREMSEQYAFTVIPRGWNDGQHRGWAIEVDGRFAGNVDIRQTPIADIGFALHPWARGRGAMTRAVRLAVDWALSEGGVEIVHWRSHVGNEASLRVAHQTGFSLHGLVPGMLHERGHVLDAWTGSFRFGDSPLPRTAWAESAVLESDRLRLRPFTEADVPRVVEACSDPVTRHFLAGLPHPYTPAIARSYLADCVWQAATGAKATWAIADRDTDEMLGNIAVMDMLGINPTSGEIGYWMHPAARGQGLMTEAVRMVVRHALDPDGLDRRRLVLYAAADNPASNAVAVAAGYRHYGTQRAAERLGDGSFDDLHGYELLR encoded by the coding sequence ATGAAGTGGCCGCTCAACGTCCCGGTTCTGAGCGACGGGGTCGTGACCCTGCGGGCACACGTACCGGCCGACACCGATGCGCTGGTCGAGATGGCCAACGACCCCGTGATGCAGCGGTGGACGGCGATCCCGGTCCCCAACACCCGCGAGATGAGCGAGCAGTACGCGTTCACCGTGATCCCGCGCGGGTGGAACGACGGCCAGCACCGGGGGTGGGCGATCGAGGTCGACGGCCGCTTCGCCGGCAACGTCGACATCCGGCAGACACCCATCGCCGACATCGGGTTCGCGCTGCATCCGTGGGCCCGGGGTCGTGGCGCCATGACCCGCGCCGTACGCCTCGCGGTCGACTGGGCGCTCAGCGAGGGCGGCGTCGAGATCGTGCACTGGCGCTCCCACGTCGGCAACGAGGCGTCGCTGCGAGTGGCCCACCAGACCGGGTTCAGCCTCCACGGGCTCGTGCCGGGCATGCTGCACGAACGCGGTCACGTCCTCGACGCCTGGACCGGCTCGTTCCGCTTCGGGGACAGTCCCCTACCTCGTACGGCCTGGGCCGAGTCGGCGGTGCTGGAGTCTGACCGCCTTCGCCTCCGGCCGTTCACGGAGGCCGACGTGCCGCGCGTCGTCGAAGCCTGCAGCGACCCGGTCACGCGACACTTCCTGGCCGGCCTCCCCCACCCCTACACACCGGCCATCGCCCGCAGCTATCTCGCCGACTGCGTGTGGCAGGCCGCGACCGGAGCCAAGGCGACATGGGCGATCGCCGATCGCGACACCGACGAGATGCTCGGCAACATCGCGGTCATGGACATGCTCGGCATCAACCCCACGTCGGGCGAGATCGGCTACTGGATGCACCCCGCGGCACGGGGTCAGGGCCTCATGACCGAGGCCGTGCGGATGGTCGTGCGCCACGCGCTCGACCCCGACGGTCTCGACCGGCGCCGCCTCGTCCTCTATGCCGCTGCCGACAACCCCGCGAGCAATGCGGTGGCGGTCGCCGCCGGCTACCGGCACTACGGCACCCAGCGGGCGGCCGAGCGCCTGGGCGACGGGTCCTTCGACGACCTGCACGGCTACGAGCTGCTGCGCTGA
- a CDS encoding PadR family transcriptional regulator has protein sequence MTLTPLAIAALALVNERPMHPYEMYQLLLDRREDRMIKVRPGSLYHTVERLHAAKLLEVTGTTREGNRPERTTYAMTDAGREALTARIRELLSRPVREYPHFPVALDEAHNLPPEQAAADLTAYADTLDEEILEISTVLDGVRERDLAEAYWIGGDYLLSITIFQRDWIRTLITRIESKELTWQPPQH, from the coding sequence ATGACCCTGACACCGTTGGCGATCGCCGCCCTCGCCCTCGTCAACGAGCGGCCGATGCATCCCTACGAGATGTACCAGCTGCTGCTCGACCGCCGAGAGGACCGCATGATCAAGGTCCGCCCCGGCTCGCTCTACCACACGGTCGAGCGGCTCCATGCAGCCAAGCTCCTCGAGGTCACCGGCACCACGCGCGAGGGCAACCGGCCCGAGCGCACGACCTACGCCATGACCGACGCCGGGCGTGAGGCACTCACCGCACGCATCAGGGAGCTGCTCAGCCGCCCGGTCCGCGAGTACCCGCACTTCCCCGTCGCACTCGACGAGGCGCACAACCTGCCGCCCGAGCAGGCGGCCGCCGACCTCACGGCGTACGCCGACACGCTCGACGAGGAGATCCTCGAGATCTCCACCGTGCTCGACGGGGTGCGCGAACGCGACCTCGCCGAGGCCTACTGGATCGGCGGCGACTACCTGCTCAGCATCACGATCTTCCAGCGCGACTGGATCCGCACCCTCATCACCCGCATCGAGAGCAAGGAGCTCACGTGGCAACCTCCCCAGCACTGA
- a CDS encoding DHA2 family efflux MFS transporter permease subunit has translation MATSPALKTDLPDDYRPWPALWAMVIGFFMILVDNTIVSVATPAISTDLDADVNSVIWVTSAYLLAYAVPLLVTGRLGDRFGPKNVYLLGLVIFTLASLWCGLTGSIEMLILARVVQGIGASLITPQTMAVITRTFPAAKRGSAMALWGATAGVATLVGPILGGVLVDSLGWEWIFFINVPVGIVGFVLAWRLVPVLPTHTHSFDWLGVALSGIGVFLVVFGIQEGEKYDWGTISGIISVPLLIVLGVLVFAAFIWWQGRIRKEPLVPLGLFRDRNFSLGNGGIAMVSLAITAMALPFQFYAQGARGWSPTESALLMAPMAVVLMVLSPFVGKLVDKVHPRNITMVGFGTAVISMGWLALIIDPGTPVWQMLLPMALFGVSNACMWAPLGATATRNLPMSSAGSGAGVYNTTRQIGAVLGSAAVAALIQARLTANGFAGSSDTLQASGKRMPEQIQGPFSDAMAQSLILPVVAFAVGFVLMIFFAKPSHAGHAGASAAAEPVPVAE, from the coding sequence GTGGCAACCTCCCCAGCACTGAAGACCGACCTGCCCGACGACTACCGGCCATGGCCGGCCCTCTGGGCGATGGTCATCGGCTTCTTCATGATCCTCGTCGACAACACGATCGTCTCGGTCGCGACGCCGGCGATCTCGACCGACCTCGATGCCGACGTCAACAGCGTCATCTGGGTCACCAGCGCCTATCTCCTGGCCTACGCCGTCCCGCTCCTCGTGACCGGGCGACTGGGTGACCGCTTCGGGCCCAAGAACGTCTACCTCCTCGGACTGGTCATCTTCACGCTCGCCTCGTTGTGGTGCGGCCTCACCGGCAGCATCGAGATGCTGATCCTCGCTCGAGTCGTCCAGGGCATCGGCGCGTCGCTCATCACGCCTCAGACCATGGCCGTCATCACCCGCACGTTCCCCGCGGCCAAGCGCGGCAGCGCGATGGCGCTGTGGGGCGCCACGGCCGGAGTCGCGACCCTCGTCGGCCCGATCCTCGGCGGCGTCCTGGTCGACAGCCTCGGCTGGGAGTGGATCTTCTTCATCAACGTGCCGGTCGGCATCGTCGGTTTCGTCCTGGCGTGGCGACTCGTCCCGGTCCTGCCGACCCACACGCACAGCTTCGACTGGCTCGGCGTCGCGCTGAGCGGCATCGGCGTCTTCCTCGTCGTGTTCGGCATCCAGGAGGGTGAGAAGTACGACTGGGGCACGATCTCCGGCATCATCAGCGTCCCGCTGCTCATCGTCCTCGGCGTCCTGGTGTTCGCCGCCTTCATCTGGTGGCAGGGCCGCATCCGCAAGGAGCCGCTCGTGCCGCTCGGGCTGTTCCGCGACCGCAACTTCTCGCTGGGCAACGGCGGCATCGCGATGGTCTCGCTGGCAATCACCGCCATGGCGCTGCCGTTCCAGTTCTACGCCCAGGGTGCGCGCGGCTGGAGCCCGACCGAGTCGGCCCTCCTGATGGCGCCCATGGCTGTCGTGCTGATGGTCCTGTCGCCGTTCGTGGGCAAGCTCGTCGACAAGGTCCACCCGCGCAACATCACGATGGTGGGCTTCGGAACGGCCGTGATCTCGATGGGCTGGCTGGCGCTGATCATCGACCCGGGCACCCCGGTCTGGCAGATGCTGCTGCCCATGGCGCTGTTCGGCGTCTCCAACGCCTGCATGTGGGCGCCGCTCGGGGCCACCGCGACCCGCAACCTGCCGATGAGCTCGGCCGGATCCGGTGCCGGCGTCTACAACACGACGCGCCAGATCGGCGCGGTCCTCGGCAGCGCGGCCGTCGCGGCGCTGATCCAGGCGCGGCTCACCGCCAACGGGTTCGCCGGCTCGTCCGACACCCTGCAGGCGTCGGGCAAGCGCATGCCCGAGCAGATCCAGGGACCGTTCTCGGACGCGATGGCGCAGTCGCTCATCCTGCCCGTCGTCGCGTTCGCGGTCGGCTTCGTCCTGATGATCTTCTTCGCCAAGCCGTCGCACGCCGGTCACGCCGGTGCGAGCGCGGCGGCGGAGCCGGTGCCCGTGGCCGAGTGA
- the purU gene encoding formyltetrahydrofolate deformylase, with protein MPSTNILTLSCPDRPGLVYAVTRWIAEAGGNILDSQQFSDTSDDEFFLRVHFTLLDTVPVDDLSDRFAALATGHRMAYRLVVAETPMRTLVLVSREGHCLNDLLYRQSTGALNIEIPAIVSNHPDLERLAAAYDVPFHHVPVVDKADAEARMLTLVDELDIDLVVLARYMQILSDETCRQLEGRAINIHHSFLPSFKGARPYQQAHDRGVKLIGATAHYVTAALDEGPIIDQGVLRVDHRMTATDLARVGRDVESQTLSRAVQLHAESRVLMNGPRTVVFA; from the coding sequence GTGCCTTCGACGAACATCCTGACCCTGTCGTGCCCCGACCGGCCGGGCCTCGTCTATGCCGTCACGCGTTGGATCGCGGAGGCCGGCGGCAACATCCTCGACAGCCAGCAGTTCTCCGACACGAGCGACGACGAGTTCTTCCTCCGGGTGCACTTCACGCTGCTCGACACGGTCCCGGTCGACGACCTCAGCGACCGGTTCGCCGCACTCGCCACCGGGCACCGCATGGCATACCGGTTGGTCGTCGCCGAGACGCCGATGCGCACTCTCGTGCTGGTGTCCAGGGAGGGACACTGCCTCAACGACCTGCTCTACCGGCAGAGCACCGGCGCACTCAACATCGAGATCCCGGCGATCGTCTCCAACCACCCCGACCTCGAGCGGCTCGCCGCCGCGTACGACGTGCCGTTCCACCACGTGCCGGTCGTCGACAAGGCTGACGCCGAGGCCCGGATGCTGACCCTGGTCGACGAGCTCGACATCGATCTCGTGGTGCTGGCCCGCTACATGCAGATCCTGTCGGACGAGACCTGCCGGCAGCTCGAGGGCCGGGCCATCAACATCCACCACAGCTTCCTGCCGAGCTTCAAGGGCGCGCGGCCCTATCAGCAGGCGCACGACCGCGGGGTCAAGCTGATCGGGGCGACCGCCCACTACGTCACCGCTGCGCTCGACGAGGGGCCGATCATCGACCAGGGCGTGCTGCGCGTCGACCACCGGATGACCGCGACCGACCTGGCTCGCGTGGGTCGCGACGTCGAGTCGCAGACCCTCTCGCGGGCCGTGCAGCTGCACGCGGAGTCGCGGGTCCTGATGAACGGCCCCCGCACCGTCGTGTTTGCCTGA